A section of the Oreochromis aureus strain Israel breed Guangdong linkage group 22, ZZ_aureus, whole genome shotgun sequence genome encodes:
- the LOC116320537 gene encoding 1-acylglycerol-3-phosphate O-acyltransferase ABHD5-like, whose protein sequence is MRRMAEEIQPAKEQSSWISSWLPSWCPTSPSQLKDAEEKILKTVKRPFSRQHIRISSGNYLWTLAFSTQQQQSAALCVPQPPTQPTTPLVLLHGFGGGVALWALNLDSLSSSGPVYALDLLGFGRSSRPQFSTDPREAEDQFVAALEEWREKVGLQEMVLLGHNLGGYLSAAYTLKYPHRVKHLLLVEPWGFPARPENPNHNSIPMWIRAIGAVMSPFNPLAGLRLAGPLGPMLVQTIRSDFKQKYSSVFSDYTVCDYIYHLNAQTPSGETAFKNMTIPYGWAKRPMLDRIGQIRAEIPISFIYGSRSSIDSHSGYAFKKTRPDVEIRVIRGAGHYVFADQPEDFNQTVLQILARMEEKWKGEGAEQ, encoded by the exons ATGCGAAGGATGGCGGAGGAGATACAACCTGCCAAGGAGCAGAG CTCCTGGATATCAAGTTGGCTTCCCTCCTGGTGTCCCACCTCTCCTTCTCAGCTGAAAGATGCTGAGGAAAAAATCCTCAAGA CTGTGAAGCGGCCTTTCTCCAGGCAGCACATTCGGATATCGAGCGGCAACTACCTGTGGACCTTAGCTTTCTccactcagcagcagcagtcagcAGCCCTGTGTGTCCCACAGCCCCCAACCCAGCCCACCACTCCTTTGGTTTTGTTGCATGGCTTTGGAGGTGGTGTCGCCCTCTGGGCTCTCAACCTGGATTCTCTCTCCAGCAGCGGACCGGTATACGCTCTTGACCTGCTGGGCTTTGGCAGGAGCAGCCGTCCCCAGTTCAGCACCGACCCCAGGGAGGCCGAGGATCAGTTTGTGGCAGCCCTGGAGGAGTGGAGGGAGAAGGTGGGGCTTCAGGAGATGGTGCTGCTGGGACACAACCTCGGAGGATACCTGTCTGCGGCCTACACACTGAAATACCCACACAG ggTGAAGCATCTGCTGCTGGTGGAGCCGTGGGGATTCCCAGCACGCCCAGAGAACCCCAACCACAACTCCATCCCAATGTGGATCAGAGCAATTGGTGCCGTCATGAGCCCCTTCAACCCTCTGGCTGGTCTCAGACTGGCTGGACCTCTAG GCCCGATGCTCGTCCAGACCATCAGGTCAGACTTCAAGCAGAAATACTCCTCTGTGTTCAGTGACTACACTGTGTGTGACTACATCTATCATCTAAATGCCCAGACTCCGAG tggCGAGACGGCCTTTAAGAACATGACCATTCCCTACGGCTGGGCTAAGAGGCCCATGCTAGACAGGATCGGCCAGATCCGGGCTGAAATTcccatttctttcatttatggaTCCCGGTCCAGTATTGACAGCCACTCTGGATATGCATTCAAGAAAACCAGGCCAGATGTGGAAATCCGA GTGATCAGAGGAGCGGGCCATTATGTTTTCGCAGACCAGCCAGAGGACTTCAACCAGACGGTGCTTCAGATTCTCGCCAGGATGGAGGAGAAATGGAAAGGGGAAGGAGCAGAGCAGTGA